The Punica granatum isolate Tunisia-2019 chromosome 4, ASM765513v2, whole genome shotgun sequence genome has a window encoding:
- the LOC116206168 gene encoding LOW QUALITY PROTEIN: remorin-like (The sequence of the model RefSeq protein was modified relative to this genomic sequence to represent the inferred CDS: deleted 2 bases in 1 codon; substituted 1 base at 1 genomic stop codon), with the protein MSLLRRDEQKVNLAHRDVALAKIEMEKRMSLIRAWEENENSKVLNKAQKKLSETRVQENSKKASVEAELQQMKEKLGKQKAEYEEXMKNKRQVALIHKTAEEKRAMRESKREEDLLKVGEMAAKYRAKGAP; encoded by the exons ATGAGTCTGCTGAGGAGAGACGAGCAGAAAGTTAATTTGGCTCACCGAG ATGTGGCGCTTGCTAAAATTGAGATGGAAAAGAGAATGTCGCTAATTAGAGCGTGGGAGGAGAACGAGAATTCCAAAGTACTAAACAA GGCCCAGAAGAAGCTATCCGAAACCAGGGTACAAGAAAACAGCAAGAAGGCCTCCGTAGAGGCTGAGCTGCAGCAGATGAAG GAAAAACTAGGGAAGCAGAAGGCTGAGTACGAAGAGTAAATGAAGAACAAG AGGCAGGTAGCCCTCATCCACAAAACCGCGGAAGAGAAGAGGGCGATGAGAGAGTCGAAGCGAGAGGAGGACCTGCTCAAGGTCGGGGAGATGGCTGCAAAATACCGTGCCAAGGGAGCTCCCTGA
- the LOC116206169 gene encoding remorin-like, producing the protein MAEEPKKVELESSSEPPPPPPAPSAEPEPEPEPAEAPKDLPEEKAVVPPPLPPTEEKPAEEPKAPAVVEKPTESAEKKSTEGSSHRDAALSRVETEKRMSLIKAWEESEKSKAENKAHKKLSSVGAWENSKKASVEAELKQIEEKLEKKKAEYAEKMKNKIALIHKAAEEKRAMVEAKRGEDLLKAEEMAAKYRAKGAPPKKLLGIF; encoded by the exons ATGGCAGAGGAGCCCAAGAAGGTGGAGCTGGAGTCCTCCTCGGAGCCTCCACCCCCACCGCCAGCTCCATCCGCCGAACCAGAACCCGAACCCGAACCGGCGGAGGCCCCCAAGGACCTCCCCGAGGAGAAGGCCGTCGTCccgcctcctcttcctccaacGGAAGAGAAGCCCGCAGAAGAGCCCAAGGCTCCTGCTGTAGTTGAAA AGCCCACTGAGTCTGCTGAGAAGAAAAGCACAGAAGGTTCGTCTCATCGag ATGCTGCCCTTTCAAGAGTTGAGACAGAGAAGAGGATGTCTCTTATCAAAGCATGGGAAGAAAGCGAAAAGTCCAAAGCCGAAAACAA GGCCCACAAGAAACTATCCTCAGTCGGGGCATGGGAGAACAGCAAGAAGGCATCTGTGGAGGCTGAGCTGAAGCAGATCGAG GAAaaattggagaagaagaaggcggAATACgcggagaagatgaagaacaaAATAGCCCTCATCCACAAAGCTGCGGAAGAGAAGAGGGCGATGGTAGAAGCGAAGCGAGGGGAGGACCTGCTCAAGGCCGAGGAGATGGCTGCAAAATACCGGGCTAAGGGGGCTCCTCCGAAGAAGCTCCTCGGCATCTTCTGA
- the LOC116203181 gene encoding transcription factor LAF1-like gives MVCKSSSSDQNIEKPKRKHRKGLWSPEEDQRLRNYVLKHGHGCWSSVPINAGLQRNGKSCRLRWINYLRPGLKRGMFTEQEEETILILHSSLGNKWSQIAQRLPGRTDNEVKNYWHSYLKKKVAKAEEVRLQSRTDSEGQECSLASSESSANQIPGYDSIQHAQNTLVDLQGQQSSLPKILFAEWLSLDNNAPGGIHIADPSEMIGSTNSLNDHLNLDDCMFDNLLLSSGTTFCGDYNGSDVSDGSASDIYSSQFDICSNFTLSNDLIYM, from the exons ATGGTCTgcaaatcatcatcatctgaTCAGAACATAGAAAAGCCAAAGAGAAAGCACAGAAAAGGTTTGTGGTCACCCGAAGAAGACCAGAGACTGAGAAACTATGTCCTTAAACATGGCCATGGCTGTTGGAGCTCTGTCCCCATTAATGCtg GCTTGCAGAGGAATGGCAAGAGCTGTAGGCTAAGGTGGATCAATTATCTCCGGCCCGGGTTGAAGCGGGGGATGTTCACAGAGCAGGAGGAAGAAACGATTCTGATCCTTCATAGCTCGCTCGGGAACAA GTGGTCGCAAATAGCACAGCGGTTGCCCGGAAGGACAGATAACGAGGTAAAGAATTACTGGCATTCTTATCTCAAGAAGAAGGTCGCTAAAGCTGAGGAAGTCCGCTTGCAAAGTCGGACCGATTCAGAAGGTCAGGAGTGTTCTTTGGCCTCCAGTGAATCGTCAGCCAACCAAATCCCGGGCTATGATTCTATCCAGCACGCACAAAACACGCTAGTAGACCTTCAGGGTCAGCAAAGCTCATTACCGAAGATTTTATTCGCCGAGTGGCTTTCTCTAGACAACAATGCTCCAGGCGGGATTCATATCGCAGATCCGTCTGAGATGATAGGTTCGACGAACTCCTTAAATGACCATTTGAACTTGGACGATTGCATGTTTGACAACCTTCTACTCAGCAGCGGGACGACTTTCTGCGGTGATTACAATGGCAGCGACGTGAGCGATGGTTCTGCCAGCGATATTTATTCTTCACAGTTCGACATCTGCAGCAACTTCACTTTGAGTAACGATCTTATATACATGTGA